Proteins from a single region of Amycolatopsis sp. CA-230715:
- a CDS encoding MFS transporter has translation MTDSPVTKEARHRLPVRKLVAASAGNALEWFDWTIYATFSIYFATAFFPSGNETLAQLNTFATYALAFFFRPLGGVLLGRFADLKGRKPAMLLTITLMAGGSVVIGVLPTFEQVGWFAPILLLLARIAQGLSLGGEVSNASAYLGEVAPAERRGRYSSFFYISTGTAVLIASVLGFVLARTMDKADLASFGWRIPFLLGGVLGLAGFWLRRSLAETEQFEQNKTRARRVRRPLLTTLRDHPKAVGQLVGFSMLSTLCYYTFFSALTPFAVKTRKADAVDVFLALSIATALFVALQYPMGALSDRFGRKPQLLVWSAATAILIVPLSALVAPGLGGLLVVFCVGLALYTAMTSIAPAIMSELFPTELRGLGIGAWYNLTVAVFGGTAPLVISALADAGASTVFFWYVAAGAAIAFFVILRLPETKGSELR, from the coding sequence ATGACCGACTCACCGGTCACGAAGGAGGCCCGGCACCGGCTGCCGGTCCGCAAGCTGGTCGCGGCCAGCGCGGGCAACGCGCTGGAGTGGTTCGACTGGACGATCTACGCCACGTTCAGCATCTACTTCGCCACCGCGTTCTTCCCGTCCGGCAACGAAACGCTCGCGCAGCTCAACACCTTCGCCACCTACGCGCTCGCGTTCTTCTTCCGGCCGCTCGGCGGGGTGCTGCTCGGGCGGTTCGCGGATCTCAAGGGCCGCAAGCCCGCCATGCTGCTCACCATCACGCTGATGGCGGGCGGTTCGGTGGTGATCGGCGTGCTCCCGACCTTCGAGCAAGTCGGCTGGTTCGCGCCGATCCTGTTGCTGCTCGCGAGGATCGCCCAGGGGCTTTCGCTCGGCGGCGAGGTTTCCAACGCCTCCGCCTACCTCGGTGAGGTCGCGCCCGCGGAACGCCGCGGGCGGTATTCGTCGTTCTTCTACATCTCCACCGGGACCGCGGTGCTGATCGCCTCCGTGCTCGGGTTCGTGCTCGCCAGGACGATGGACAAGGCCGATCTCGCCTCGTTCGGCTGGCGGATCCCGTTCCTGCTCGGCGGTGTGCTCGGCCTCGCCGGGTTCTGGCTCCGCCGCAGCCTCGCCGAAACCGAGCAGTTCGAGCAGAACAAGACCCGCGCGCGCCGGGTGCGCAGGCCCCTGCTGACCACGCTCCGGGACCACCCGAAGGCCGTGGGCCAGCTCGTCGGGTTCAGCATGCTGTCGACGCTGTGCTACTACACGTTCTTCAGCGCGCTCACCCCGTTCGCGGTCAAGACCCGCAAGGCCGACGCGGTCGACGTGTTCCTCGCGCTGTCCATCGCCACGGCGCTGTTCGTCGCCCTGCAGTACCCGATGGGTGCGCTGTCCGACCGGTTCGGCCGCAAGCCGCAGCTGCTGGTGTGGTCGGCGGCGACGGCGATCCTGATCGTGCCGCTCTCCGCGCTCGTCGCGCCGGGGCTCGGCGGTCTCCTGGTGGTCTTCTGCGTCGGGCTCGCGCTCTACACGGCCATGACCTCGATCGCGCCCGCCATCATGAGCGAGCTGTTCCCCACCGAGCTCCGCGGTCTCGGCATCGGGGCCTGGTACAACCTCACGGTCGCCGTCTTCGGCGGCACGGCGCCCCTGGTGATCAGCGCACTGGCCGACGCCGGTGCGTCGACGGTGTTCTTCTGGTACGTCGCCGCGGGCGCCGCGATCGCGTTCTTCGTCATCCTGCGGCTGCCCGAAACGAAGGGCAGCGAGCTGCGCTGA
- a CDS encoding TetR family transcriptional regulator, protein MQAKASSSEQDGRSFIENARRAQIVRAALDTIAELGFAKASFAKIAKRAGLSSTGMISYHFDGKGDLVAEAMRDVLAAAAAAMGPRIRAETGGPARLRAYIEANIAFIAERPTDMKALLEILRNNAGEPAWFLQSISLLEEAFREGQRAGEFGEFDPRVMAIAVRQAIDGIHALLAAEPRTDTAAYAQQVVRIFALATARS, encoded by the coding sequence ATGCAGGCAAAAGCTAGCTCAAGCGAGCAAGACGGGCGCTCGTTCATCGAGAACGCGAGGAGGGCGCAGATCGTGCGGGCGGCACTCGACACGATCGCCGAACTCGGGTTCGCGAAGGCTTCGTTCGCCAAGATCGCGAAACGAGCGGGGCTGAGCAGCACCGGCATGATCTCGTACCACTTCGACGGCAAGGGCGATCTCGTCGCCGAGGCGATGCGGGACGTGCTCGCCGCGGCGGCCGCGGCGATGGGGCCGAGGATCCGGGCCGAGACGGGCGGCCCGGCCAGGCTGCGGGCCTACATCGAAGCGAACATCGCCTTCATCGCCGAACGCCCGACGGACATGAAGGCGCTGCTGGAGATCCTGCGGAACAACGCGGGCGAGCCTGCCTGGTTCCTCCAGTCGATATCCCTGCTGGAGGAGGCCTTCCGCGAGGGCCAGCGCGCGGGCGAATTCGGGGAGTTCGACCCGCGCGTCATGGCGATCGCCGTCCGGCAGGCGATCGACGGGATCCACGCGCTGCTCGCGGCCGAACCGCGGACCGACACCGCCGCCTACGCCCAGCAGGTCGTCCGGATCTTCGCGCTGGCCACCGCCCGCTCCTGA
- a CDS encoding alpha/beta fold hydrolase has product MTSRRGFLRGGALAATGLAVGVGTASSAEAATRGTPTFVFIPGSHGSGAYLAPLTTELGLRGHRAFTIDPPGHGAEAVIPPWYCAPQDAEAMASAPSPIAHVTLADAVARAVRAVARAAANGPVILVAHSLGGATAGMVGNAVPDLISRIVYVSAYCPVTLGTVAEYSLTPENSGSALNDPSLIAAPTTVGALRVNWRSGDPVFLEKLRSAYLQDGTIDQLRSLVSGLQPDETLRFSTDTAKVDGHSWGRIRRTYVRATEDRAMPVALQDRMIREADALTPRNRFDVRSLPLSHLGMTIDPAPLANLLARLA; this is encoded by the coding sequence ATGACCTCCCGTCGAGGATTCCTTCGAGGCGGAGCACTGGCCGCGACCGGGCTGGCCGTGGGCGTGGGCACGGCGAGCAGCGCGGAAGCGGCGACACGGGGAACTCCGACGTTCGTGTTCATCCCCGGCTCGCACGGCAGCGGCGCCTACCTCGCGCCGCTGACCACCGAGCTCGGGCTGCGGGGCCATCGCGCGTTCACGATCGACCCGCCCGGCCACGGGGCGGAAGCCGTGATCCCGCCGTGGTACTGCGCGCCGCAGGACGCCGAGGCGATGGCGAGCGCGCCGTCGCCGATCGCCCACGTCACCCTCGCGGACGCGGTGGCCAGGGCAGTACGCGCGGTAGCGCGGGCCGCGGCGAACGGGCCGGTGATCCTGGTCGCGCACAGCCTCGGCGGCGCGACCGCGGGCATGGTCGGCAACGCCGTGCCGGACCTGATCTCGCGGATCGTCTACGTCAGCGCGTACTGCCCCGTGACGCTCGGGACGGTCGCCGAGTACAGCCTGACCCCGGAGAACTCCGGCAGCGCGCTCAACGACCCGTCGCTCATCGCCGCCCCGACGACGGTCGGCGCCCTGCGGGTGAACTGGCGCTCCGGCGACCCGGTGTTCCTGGAGAAGCTGCGGTCCGCCTATCTGCAGGACGGCACGATCGACCAGTTGCGGTCGCTGGTGAGCGGCCTGCAGCCGGACGAAACGCTGCGGTTCTCCACGGACACCGCGAAGGTCGACGGGCACTCGTGGGGCCGGATCCGCCGCACGTACGTCAGGGCGACCGAGGATCGCGCGATGCCGGTAGCGTTGCAGGACAGGATGATCCGGGAGGCCGACGCGCTCACCCCGCGCAACCGGTTCGACGTGCGCTCGCTGCCGTTGAGCCACCTGGGGATGACCATCGACCCCGCACCGCTCGCGAACCTGCTGGCGCGGCTGGCTTAG
- the proB gene encoding glutamate 5-kinase, which translates to MSAAREAVAGAKRLVVKVGSSALTTAGEGLDARRLDALVEAIATRIGRGTQIVLVSSGAIGAGLAPLSLRKRPRDLASQQAAASVGQLALAHAYAESFGRYSLTVGQVLLTSDDVVRRAHYRNAQRTFSRLLALGAVPVVNENDTVATEEIRFGDNDRLAALVAHLIGADALVLLSDVDALYDGDPRDGATAKIAEVTGESDVDGIKVGMSSSGLGTGGMVSKLAAARTAAAAGIPVLLASAAAAASALDTADTGTAFAAADSRLSARRFWLGYAAGAKGRLQLDDGAVAAVVLRRRSLLAAGIVGVEGDFEAGDVVDLVDTAGLTVARGVVGFDASELPAMIGRSTHDLPSEQRNEVVHADDLVPLNR; encoded by the coding sequence ATGAGCGCGGCGCGCGAGGCCGTCGCCGGGGCCAAGCGGCTGGTCGTCAAGGTCGGATCGTCCGCGCTGACCACCGCGGGGGAGGGCCTCGACGCGCGACGTCTCGACGCGCTCGTCGAGGCGATCGCCACCAGGATCGGCCGGGGCACCCAGATCGTGCTCGTGTCCTCGGGTGCGATCGGGGCCGGGCTCGCGCCGCTTTCGCTGCGCAAGCGCCCCCGCGACCTCGCCAGCCAGCAGGCCGCCGCGAGCGTCGGGCAACTCGCGCTCGCACACGCCTACGCCGAATCCTTCGGCCGGTACTCGCTCACCGTCGGGCAGGTCCTGCTGACCTCCGACGACGTCGTCCGCCGTGCCCACTACCGCAACGCGCAGCGCACCTTTTCGCGCCTGCTGGCGCTCGGCGCGGTGCCGGTGGTGAACGAGAACGACACGGTGGCGACCGAGGAGATCCGGTTCGGCGACAACGACCGCCTCGCCGCGCTTGTCGCGCACCTCATCGGCGCCGACGCGCTGGTCCTGCTGTCCGATGTGGACGCGCTCTACGACGGCGACCCCCGCGACGGTGCCACCGCGAAGATCGCCGAGGTCACCGGTGAGTCCGATGTGGACGGGATCAAGGTCGGGATGTCGAGTTCCGGGCTCGGCACCGGTGGCATGGTCTCGAAGCTCGCCGCCGCCCGGACCGCCGCGGCGGCGGGGATCCCGGTGCTGCTGGCTTCGGCGGCCGCCGCGGCGAGCGCGCTGGACACCGCGGACACCGGTACCGCGTTCGCCGCCGCGGACTCACGCCTGTCCGCGCGGCGGTTCTGGCTGGGCTATGCCGCGGGGGCGAAGGGACGGCTGCAACTCGACGACGGTGCCGTCGCCGCCGTGGTGCTCCGCAGGCGTTCGCTCCTCGCGGCCGGGATCGTCGGTGTCGAAGGGGACTTCGAGGCAGGCGATGTCGTCGACCTCGTCGACACCGCTGGCCTGACCGTCGCCAGGGGAGTGGTCGGTTTCGACGCGAGCGAACTGCCCGCGATGATCGGGCGCTCCACCCACGACCTGCCCAGCGAACAGCGGAACGAGGTCGTCCACGCCGACGACCTCGTCCCCCTGAACCGCTAA
- the obgE gene encoding GTPase ObgE, with translation MASRFVDRAVIHLAAGDGGNGCASVHREKFKPLGGPDGGNGGNGGDVLLIVDPNVHTLLDFHFRPHARAGNGKMGQGSNRSGAAGETLEMRVPDGTVVLTEDGEVVADLTGPGTTFVAAQGGRGGLGNAALASKARKAPGFALLGEPGEARDLVLELKSVADVGLVGFPSAGKSSLISVLSAAKPKIADYPFTTLVPNLGVVTAGETVFTMADVPGLIPGASDGKGLGLDFLRHIERCAALVHVIDCATYEPGRDPVSDVDALEDELSRYTPGLGEDLSKRPRVVVLNKIDVPEAAELAELVKPDLEARGLAVFEVSTASRKGLRELTFALAAVVEKYRSEQPAPEPAKVVLRPLAVDDTGFTVSADPEEEGGFIVRGSRPERWIRQTNFGNDEAVGYLGDRLNRLGVEDELARQGARPGSPVTIGDVTFEWEPSTPAGVAAHLSGRGTDVRLEDTGRVGAAERKEARRIRRDGVSEEDDSVETGRE, from the coding sequence ATGGCGTCCCGGTTCGTGGACCGCGCGGTGATCCATCTGGCCGCCGGTGACGGTGGGAACGGATGCGCCTCCGTGCACCGCGAGAAGTTCAAGCCGCTCGGCGGCCCCGACGGTGGCAACGGCGGCAACGGCGGCGACGTCCTGCTCATCGTCGACCCGAACGTGCACACCCTGCTCGACTTCCACTTCCGCCCGCACGCCCGCGCCGGCAACGGCAAGATGGGCCAGGGCAGCAACCGGTCCGGCGCGGCGGGGGAGACGCTCGAAATGCGCGTGCCGGACGGCACGGTGGTGCTGACCGAGGACGGCGAGGTCGTCGCCGACCTGACCGGACCCGGCACCACGTTCGTCGCGGCGCAGGGCGGCCGAGGCGGTCTCGGCAACGCCGCGCTCGCGTCGAAGGCCCGCAAGGCACCGGGATTCGCGCTCCTCGGCGAGCCGGGTGAAGCCCGCGATCTCGTGCTGGAACTGAAGTCCGTCGCCGACGTCGGCCTCGTCGGCTTCCCGTCGGCTGGCAAGTCCTCGCTGATCTCCGTGCTGTCCGCGGCGAAGCCGAAGATCGCCGACTACCCGTTCACCACGCTCGTGCCGAACCTCGGCGTGGTCACCGCGGGCGAGACGGTGTTCACCATGGCCGACGTGCCGGGCCTGATCCCCGGCGCCAGCGACGGCAAGGGCCTCGGGCTCGACTTCCTGCGCCACATCGAGCGGTGCGCCGCGCTGGTGCACGTGATCGACTGCGCCACCTACGAGCCCGGCCGCGACCCGGTGTCCGATGTGGACGCACTGGAGGACGAGCTTTCGCGGTACACGCCGGGGCTCGGCGAAGACCTTTCGAAGCGGCCGCGGGTGGTCGTGCTGAACAAGATCGACGTGCCGGAGGCCGCCGAACTCGCCGAACTGGTCAAGCCCGACCTCGAAGCACGCGGGCTCGCGGTGTTCGAAGTGTCCACCGCGTCCAGGAAAGGCTTGCGGGAGCTGACTTTCGCGCTCGCCGCCGTGGTCGAGAAGTACCGCTCCGAGCAGCCCGCGCCGGAGCCGGCGAAGGTCGTGCTCCGCCCGCTCGCGGTCGACGACACCGGGTTCACCGTGTCCGCCGATCCCGAGGAGGAAGGCGGGTTCATCGTGCGCGGTTCGCGCCCGGAGCGGTGGATCCGGCAGACCAACTTCGGCAACGACGAGGCGGTCGGCTACCTCGGCGACCGGCTGAACCGGCTCGGCGTCGAGGACGAGCTGGCCCGCCAGGGCGCGCGTCCCGGCAGCCCGGTCACGATCGGCGACGTCACCTTCGAATGGGAGCCGTCGACCCCGGCGGGCGTGGCTGCGCACCTGTCCGGCCGTGGCACCGACGTCCGGCTCGAGGACACCGGCCGGGTCGGCGCGGCGGAACGCAAAGAGGCGCGCCGGATCCGTCGTGACGGTGTGTCCGAAGAGGACGATTCCGTGGAGACGGGGCGCGAATGA
- the rpmA gene encoding 50S ribosomal protein L27, producing the protein MAHKKGASSSRNGRDSNAQRLGVKRYGGQEVNAGEIIVRQRGTKFHPGVNVGRGGDDTLFALSAGAVEFGTKRGRKTVNIVPAAAEA; encoded by the coding sequence ATGGCTCACAAGAAGGGTGCGTCCAGCTCCCGCAACGGTCGTGACTCCAACGCGCAGCGGCTTGGCGTCAAGCGCTACGGCGGCCAGGAGGTCAACGCGGGCGAGATCATCGTCCGGCAGCGCGGCACCAAGTTCCACCCCGGCGTGAACGTCGGCCGTGGCGGCGACGACACGCTGTTCGCGCTGTCCGCCGGCGCGGTCGAGTTCGGCACCAAGCGTGGCCGCAAGACGGTCAACATTGTGCCCGCCGCTGCTGAGGCCTGA
- the rplU gene encoding 50S ribosomal protein L21, producing MSAYAIVKTGGKQYKVAVGDVVEVEKLEGEPGTEHTFPAVLFVDGGEVTTDADALAKVSVTGKVVEQTKGPKIRIHKFKNKTGYHKRQGHRQKLTRVEVTGISK from the coding sequence GTGTCGGCGTACGCGATCGTCAAGACCGGCGGCAAGCAGTACAAGGTGGCCGTCGGCGACGTCGTCGAGGTCGAGAAGCTCGAGGGCGAGCCGGGCACCGAGCACACCTTCCCCGCCGTGCTGTTCGTCGACGGCGGCGAGGTCACCACGGACGCCGACGCGTTGGCGAAGGTCTCGGTCACCGGCAAGGTCGTCGAGCAGACCAAGGGTCCGAAGATCCGGATCCACAAGTTCAAGAACAAGACCGGCTACCACAAGCGCCAGGGTCACCGGCAGAAGCTGACCCGCGTCGAGGTCACCGGCATCAGCAAGTAA
- a CDS encoding Rne/Rng family ribonuclease, with the protein MSNADTPAENTGGNTATSPSPGAAALGELPARIRVHALAKLLGSHSRDVLAKLAELGETARSAQSSVPKEVALRVADALVGPAETEAAETAEAAAPAAEPVPEAKPEPEPVKRPAAHVPVFAAPSPVFLPPEPSARQERPVEQAKPAKAEDDSDDTEPEDSADGADYGDDDGSGRRRRRRGRRGRGRGKGGEDSAENEADDEQDAPAKPGKKKDKPEQDKNAEQKKDEQAKDSRDAGPDADADSDEGDGASRRRRRRRRRKGGDDSDGDGGQHTGDDPPNTVVHVRDAKSEGKPEKEGKTSGDGVRSVRGSTRLEAKRQRRRDGREAGRRRAPILSEAEFLARRESVERTMVVAEKGESTQIGVLEDGVLVEHFVTSSGSGSIVGNVYLGRVQNVLPSMEAAFVDIGRGRNAVLYAGEVDWDAAGLEGKSRKIEQALSTGDSVLVQVTKDPVGHKGARLTTQISLPGRFLVYVPAGGATGISRKLPENERRRLKDILKRIVPEDAGVIIRTASEGVSEEELDRDVRRLKAQWDVIKTKADENKGQKKSSAPTMLYEEPDLLVKVVRDLFTEDFAKLEVQGGTAWETIQAYVQHVAPDLADRLKRYVGNGDVFADYRIDEQITKALDRKVWLPSGGYLVIDRTEAMTVIDVNTGKFTGSGGNLEETVTRNNLESAEEIVRQLRLRDIGGIIVIDFIDMVLESNRELVLRRLTECLGRDRTRHQVAEVTSLGLVQMTRKRVGTGLLEAFSTPCEHCKGRGVVVSSDLSRVSGSSNGGHQQGGGNGHGKGRSRGGRGKGEDTSGHTEPARTEQAADPRTPEQRESVVSAVQAMANASKVAAAKDEDEQAEPEQARKPELNGHAQEPTGRTRRARRRGGRGGEQQEAAAPAEVSETPEAAPEKAAEPPAERPEEKAAPETPAPAEEDAAAPEGSVPAPAVRSARRRPRRAASRPAGPPVNASENS; encoded by the coding sequence ATGTCGAACGCGGACACACCCGCCGAGAACACCGGCGGGAATACCGCCACATCCCCATCGCCCGGCGCCGCCGCGCTGGGCGAACTGCCCGCCCGGATCAGGGTGCACGCGCTGGCGAAGCTGCTCGGCTCGCACAGCAGGGACGTACTGGCCAAGCTCGCCGAACTCGGAGAGACGGCGCGCAGCGCTCAATCGAGCGTGCCGAAGGAGGTCGCCCTGCGCGTCGCCGACGCGCTCGTCGGCCCGGCCGAGACCGAAGCGGCCGAGACCGCCGAAGCCGCCGCGCCCGCCGCGGAGCCGGTGCCCGAAGCGAAGCCAGAGCCGGAGCCCGTGAAGCGCCCGGCCGCGCACGTCCCGGTGTTCGCCGCGCCGTCGCCGGTGTTCCTGCCGCCGGAGCCCTCGGCACGCCAGGAGCGCCCGGTCGAGCAGGCCAAGCCCGCGAAGGCGGAGGACGACTCCGACGACACCGAGCCCGAGGACAGCGCGGACGGCGCCGATTACGGGGACGACGACGGCAGCGGCCGTCGTCGCCGCCGCCGTGGGCGCCGTGGCCGTGGCCGCGGCAAGGGCGGCGAGGACTCGGCCGAGAACGAGGCCGACGACGAGCAGGACGCCCCGGCCAAGCCGGGCAAGAAGAAGGACAAGCCCGAGCAGGACAAGAACGCCGAGCAGAAGAAGGACGAGCAGGCGAAGGACTCCCGCGACGCCGGGCCGGACGCCGACGCGGATTCCGACGAGGGTGACGGCGCGAGCCGTCGCAGGCGCCGCCGCCGTCGCCGCAAGGGCGGGGACGACTCCGACGGCGACGGTGGCCAGCACACCGGTGACGATCCGCCGAACACCGTCGTGCACGTGCGCGACGCCAAGAGCGAGGGCAAGCCGGAGAAGGAAGGCAAGACCAGCGGCGACGGCGTGCGCAGCGTGCGCGGGTCGACCAGGCTCGAGGCGAAGCGCCAGCGCCGCCGCGACGGCAGGGAAGCGGGCCGCCGCCGGGCGCCGATCCTGTCCGAGGCCGAGTTCCTCGCCCGCCGCGAATCGGTCGAGCGGACCATGGTCGTCGCCGAGAAGGGCGAGTCGACGCAGATCGGCGTGCTCGAGGACGGCGTGCTGGTCGAGCACTTCGTGACCTCGTCCGGCTCGGGTTCGATCGTCGGGAACGTCTACCTCGGCCGCGTGCAGAACGTGCTGCCGTCGATGGAAGCGGCGTTCGTCGACATCGGCCGCGGCCGCAACGCCGTGCTCTACGCCGGTGAGGTCGACTGGGACGCCGCCGGGCTCGAAGGCAAGTCGCGCAAGATCGAGCAGGCGCTGTCCACCGGTGACAGCGTGCTGGTGCAGGTCACCAAGGACCCGGTCGGCCACAAGGGCGCCAGGCTCACCACGCAGATCTCGCTGCCGGGCCGGTTCCTGGTCTACGTGCCCGCGGGCGGTGCCACCGGGATCTCCCGGAAGCTGCCGGAGAACGAGCGGCGCAGGCTCAAGGACATCCTGAAGCGGATCGTCCCCGAGGACGCGGGCGTGATCATCCGCACGGCGTCCGAGGGCGTCAGCGAAGAGGAGCTCGACCGCGACGTCCGCAGGCTCAAGGCCCAGTGGGACGTCATCAAGACCAAGGCCGACGAGAACAAGGGCCAGAAGAAGTCCAGCGCGCCGACGATGCTCTACGAGGAGCCGGACCTGCTGGTCAAGGTCGTGCGCGACCTGTTCACCGAGGACTTCGCGAAGCTCGAGGTCCAGGGCGGCACGGCGTGGGAGACCATCCAGGCCTACGTGCAGCACGTCGCGCCGGACCTCGCGGACCGGCTGAAGCGCTACGTCGGCAACGGCGACGTGTTCGCCGACTACCGGATCGACGAGCAGATCACGAAGGCGCTCGACCGCAAGGTGTGGCTGCCCTCTGGCGGGTACCTGGTCATCGACCGCACCGAGGCGATGACCGTGATCGACGTCAACACCGGCAAGTTCACCGGCTCCGGCGGGAACCTCGAAGAGACGGTGACCAGGAACAACCTGGAGTCGGCCGAGGAGATCGTCCGCCAGCTGAGGCTGCGGGACATCGGCGGCATCATCGTCATCGACTTCATCGACATGGTGCTCGAGTCCAACCGTGAGCTGGTGCTGCGGCGCCTGACCGAGTGCCTCGGCCGGGACCGGACGCGGCACCAGGTCGCCGAGGTCACCTCGCTTGGCCTCGTGCAGATGACCCGGAAGCGGGTCGGTACCGGGCTGCTCGAAGCGTTCTCCACGCCGTGCGAGCACTGCAAGGGCCGCGGTGTCGTGGTTTCCAGCGATCTCAGCAGGGTGAGCGGGTCGTCGAACGGCGGGCACCAGCAGGGCGGCGGCAACGGGCACGGCAAGGGCCGTTCCCGAGGCGGCCGCGGCAAGGGCGAGGACACGAGCGGCCACACCGAGCCCGCCCGCACGGAGCAGGCTGCCGACCCGCGCACCCCCGAGCAGCGGGAGTCCGTGGTGTCGGCGGTGCAGGCCATGGCCAACGCGTCCAAGGTCGCCGCGGCCAAGGACGAGGACGAGCAGGCCGAACCGGAGCAGGCGCGCAAGCCCGAGCTCAACGGGCACGCGCAGGAGCCGACGGGCCGCACGAGGCGGGCCCGTCGCCGGGGCGGGCGCGGCGGTGAGCAGCAGGAGGCCGCGGCGCCTGCTGAGGTGTCCGAGACGCCTGAGGCTGCCCCGGAAAAGGCCGCTGAGCCGCCCGCGGAGCGTCCGGAGGAGAAGGCCGCTCCGGAAACGCCTGCTCCGGCCGAGGAAGACGCTGCCGCGCCCGAGGGCAGCGTGCCCGCACCGGCGGTGCGGTCGGCACGGCGCCGCCCGCGTCGGGCCGCTTCACGGCCTGCCGGTCCGCCGGTCAACGCTTCGGAGAACAGCTGA
- a CDS encoding S8 family peptidase, with protein sequence MWADSGPVGGAVALLGPVRRVAAVTLVLCAQLVGFPAAHAQGQDCSASGRAARYVVVFDKGTSADSAARQIGAACGEETTYYPQIAVGVATSTDEGFAANLGLDRAFSAQAERRAAPHSHRTGKPASVAAAGAVPVADRSGDQWDMRAIGAAWPPGRSPGSRSVVVGVLDSGIDATHPDLAAAIVPGKSAGCLTGAPDPDQASWLPGTSSHGTHVAGTIAAANDGKGVTGVAPGVGVASVKVVDDHGYVDPEAAVCGLMWAAAQHMRVTNSSFSVDPWGLSCARGDDHGVVHEALARAVEYSTASGTLNVAAATNEAVNLTPSPKSGTPPGGTGCEALPAGFRDVVTVSAIGTAPVKAGYSSYGLGVIDLTAPGGDDRGCVLSTVPGGYAPMCGTSMAAPHVAGVAALLASARPEAGPRALRSDLEHEAKPVPCPGDYDLTGDGDQDAFCDGYSAYNGFYGHGLVDAAAAVPAAPVTDFGLARLTP encoded by the coding sequence ATGTGGGCGGACTCGGGGCCGGTGGGAGGTGCGGTGGCGCTGCTGGGGCCCGTGCGCAGGGTGGCGGCCGTCACCCTGGTGCTGTGCGCGCAGCTCGTCGGCTTCCCTGCCGCGCACGCGCAAGGCCAGGACTGCTCGGCTTCCGGTCGCGCGGCGCGCTACGTCGTCGTCTTCGACAAGGGCACCTCCGCGGATTCGGCGGCGCGGCAGATCGGCGCCGCCTGCGGCGAGGAGACCACCTACTACCCGCAGATCGCCGTCGGCGTGGCGACCTCGACCGACGAGGGCTTCGCCGCGAACCTCGGGCTCGACCGCGCGTTCAGCGCGCAGGCCGAACGGCGCGCGGCGCCGCACTCGCACCGGACGGGCAAGCCCGCCTCGGTCGCGGCGGCGGGGGCGGTGCCCGTCGCGGACCGGAGCGGGGACCAGTGGGACATGCGGGCGATCGGCGCCGCGTGGCCGCCGGGACGTTCGCCCGGCAGCCGCTCGGTCGTCGTCGGTGTGCTGGACTCGGGGATCGACGCGACGCATCCCGATCTGGCCGCCGCGATCGTGCCGGGCAAGTCCGCGGGCTGCCTCACCGGCGCGCCGGACCCGGACCAGGCGAGCTGGCTGCCCGGCACCTCGTCGCACGGCACGCACGTGGCGGGCACGATCGCCGCCGCGAACGACGGCAAGGGGGTGACCGGGGTCGCGCCAGGGGTCGGCGTCGCCTCGGTCAAGGTCGTCGACGACCACGGTTACGTCGATCCGGAAGCGGCGGTGTGCGGCCTGATGTGGGCCGCTGCGCAGCACATGCGGGTCACGAACAGCAGCTTCTCGGTCGACCCGTGGGGGCTGTCCTGCGCGCGCGGTGACGATCACGGCGTGGTGCACGAAGCGCTCGCCCGCGCCGTCGAGTATTCGACGGCGTCCGGGACGCTGAACGTCGCCGCCGCGACGAACGAGGCAGTGAACCTCACCCCGTCCCCGAAGTCCGGGACGCCGCCGGGTGGCACCGGTTGCGAGGCGCTGCCCGCCGGGTTCCGCGACGTCGTCACCGTGTCGGCGATCGGGACGGCCCCGGTCAAGGCCGGGTACAGCTCCTACGGGCTCGGGGTGATCGACCTGACCGCGCCGGGCGGTGACGACCGCGGCTGCGTGCTGTCGACCGTCCCCGGCGGGTACGCGCCGATGTGCGGGACCTCGATGGCGGCACCTCACGTGGCGGGAGTCGCCGCGCTGCTGGCCTCGGCGCGTCCGGAAGCGGGCCCGCGCGCGCTGCGGTCCGATTTGGAGCACGAAGCGAAACCGGTGCCCTGCCCCGGCGACTACGACCTGACCGGCGACGGCGACCAGGACGCGTTCTGCGACGGGTACTCCGCCTACAACGGGTTCTACGGGCACGGCCTCGTCGACGCCGCCGCGGCCGTGCCCGCCGCGCCGGTGACCGATTTCGGCCTCGCCCGGCTGACGCCTTGA